The following are encoded in a window of Candidatus Nitrosocosmicus arcticus genomic DNA:
- a CDS encoding MgtC/SapB family protein, translating into MVGGSMIFTYISALVDPYSTSRIAAQIVTGIGFLGAGIILKGELFDRKDSDSTSNQKVVNLTTAASIWFSGAIGMAIGFNFYFIATVSIAFALIVPRIPKVGKRREETYE; encoded by the coding sequence GTGGTAGGGGGTTCTATGATATTTACATATATTTCCGCACTAGTTGACCCCTATTCCACATCGAGGATCGCTGCCCAGATCGTGACTGGAATAGGATTCCTAGGGGCTGGAATAATACTAAAAGGGGAATTATTTGACCGCAAAGATTCAGACAGTACCTCAAATCAGAAAGTAGTCAATTTAACGACAGCAGCAAGTATATGGTTTTCCGGTGCAATCGGAATGGCGATAGGATTTAACTTTTACTTTATAGCCACAGTTTCAATAGCTTTTGCCCTAATAGTACCTCGAATTCCAAAAGTAGGAAAAAGACGTGAGGAGACCTATGAATGA
- a CDS encoding HNH endonuclease, which yields MLFSVPTLAQVHSSYAYDILCLRNDSIGLLDQYVNYLGREFADYSSESSTKNLDGGEDCSNQIINTNNNLDVFVNAFSGNVELNNLMVIFFSKVFDLFVRPSSFVLLFSILATGIVLNYLKKLKKDPNKARKGFSQGTRERILRKQNHRCAYCRKNLTVIDYHHKNSNRSDNRENNCQALCPNCHAIKTRKNLIKN from the coding sequence ATGCTTTTTTCAGTCCCCACGCTCGCCCAAGTTCATTCCAGTTATGCTTATGATATTCTTTGCTTAAGGAATGATTCAATTGGGCTTTTAGACCAATATGTCAATTATCTGGGAAGAGAATTTGCAGATTATTCATCGGAGTCATCTACTAAAAATTTGGATGGAGGTGAAGATTGTTCAAACCAGATCATAAATACAAATAATAATCTAGACGTATTTGTAAATGCTTTTTCTGGCAATGTCGAACTAAATAATCTTATGGTAATATTTTTTTCAAAGGTTTTTGATTTGTTCGTTCGGCCTTCATCATTTGTACTCTTATTTTCAATTTTGGCCACTGGAATAGTTTTGAATTATCTTAAAAAGTTGAAGAAAGATCCGAATAAGGCAAGAAAAGGGTTTTCTCAAGGGACACGAGAAAGAATTCTAAGAAAGCAAAATCATAGATGCGCATATTGTAGAAAGAATTTAACGGTCATAGATTATCATCATAAGAATAGCAATAGATCGGACAATAGAGAAAATAACTGTCAAGCACTTTGTCCTAATTGTCATGCCATAAAAACTAGAAAAAACCTAATTAAGAATTAG
- a CDS encoding response regulator — MNCIGFDSPIYYRSMNQPEENVLDNSNNSNSNIEQVTFINCAHKYCVCFIDIVDSTKNTCDINGAIKIRGYYSIFLNTMSSIIKRHNGRVIKNAGDGLLYYFPKTVDSKNELAFQDVLDCGLAMIEANKSINQNFNQKGLSSVCYRISANYGKVELAISVNSYNVDLFGPTVNICSKINHLASSNEMVVNGDLYEVLKGTSFYQEYSFRALDKNCNEDGPSNYVAYSVHPIDDASRRKEIEDKRKRKFFENQQNHKNLTNSSFNILLIDDDEDILFAFNSIISSEGYNVTSFSSSSNALIHFSDKNPYFYHLVIMDIRMPELNGIKLYSQLKVLNPDVKVLFLSALNALDEVLSIFPEIKHSEIIRKPIESNALLTIIKSILCR; from the coding sequence ATGAACTGTATTGGTTTTGACTCACCAATTTACTATCGAAGTATGAATCAACCAGAGGAAAACGTTTTAGATAATTCTAATAATTCTAACTCTAATATCGAACAGGTTACTTTTATTAATTGTGCTCACAAGTACTGTGTATGTTTTATTGATATTGTTGATTCTACCAAAAATACTTGTGACATCAATGGCGCTATCAAGATACGAGGTTATTATTCTATTTTTCTGAATACAATGTCGTCGATAATTAAGAGGCATAATGGGAGAGTGATTAAGAACGCTGGCGATGGTTTGTTGTACTATTTTCCTAAAACTGTGGACTCTAAGAATGAGTTGGCATTTCAGGATGTCCTAGATTGCGGTTTAGCGATGATCGAGGCAAACAAGTCCATTAACCAAAACTTTAACCAAAAAGGATTGTCGTCGGTATGTTATAGGATCAGTGCCAATTATGGGAAAGTTGAATTAGCGATATCCGTAAATTCTTACAACGTAGATCTTTTTGGACCAACTGTCAATATATGTTCCAAAATAAATCATTTAGCATCTTCAAATGAAATGGTTGTTAACGGTGATTTGTATGAAGTCTTAAAAGGTACCTCATTTTACCAAGAATACTCTTTCAGAGCTTTAGATAAGAACTGTAATGAAGATGGACCATCTAACTATGTCGCATATTCAGTTCATCCAATAGATGATGCAAGCAGGAGAAAAGAGATCGAAGATAAAAGGAAAAGAAAATTTTTTGAAAATCAACAAAATCACAAAAATTTAACCAATTCGTCATTTAATATCTTATTGATTGACGATGACGAAGATATCCTTTTTGCATTCAATTCAATAATTTCAAGTGAAGGCTATAACGTTACCTCTTTCTCAAGTTCATCAAATGCATTAATTCATTTTTCAGATAAGAATCCCTATTTTTATCATCTAGTGATAATGGACATACGCATGCCTGAGTTAAATGGTATCAAGCTATATTCTCAGCTTAAAGTTTTGAATCCTGATGTAAAAGTCCTTTTCCTATCTGCACTAAATGCACTAGATGAGGTGCTTAGTATATTTCCAGAAATCAAGCATAGTGAAATTATTCGCAAGCCTATTGAATCCAATGCTCTCCTTACTATTATAAAATCTATATTGTGTCGGTGA
- a CDS encoding ATP-binding protein has protein sequence MSNRIFIKYTLIPAIPLFLFAIIAVDPYLWTSSEIHHFYIELFAVVFSGVIAFYYILHARNLNDKFSLFIGIGFSVSASIDLLHVAVSFSLMEKVDFLKYFIPQTWFAGRIFLSSMLLVAIAKYSSLVPEELVLSKIDQSDNKENRITRKLPPLNIDQKKLDEKPQKNLIIYLIFLGIVAGSIAIVSFFLVFPASVLDDYSLHRPYEIPPLILFTIALIFFYKKRLYLKKDVIYKGILIYLLVDIFSQIIMSYSTRSFDTAHNVAHLLKDVGYFVNIIALALSGIRYTINLKERSELIQNQYEKIKESEKLKDEFINIAAHELRTPIQPILALSIFLANKKGMIEEYKDHIEIIIKNSKRLQKLSEEILDAARIESRSLDLNLERFDLIGLMSNMLGDYSNQTDRNNIVIKFVNEGKDIDWNIQLAKQERVNLFVYADKDRIVQVLSNILINSIKFTKKGSITIDVKRAYNRVFVKIRDSGPGIDKEILPRLFDKFITGSPSGTGLGLYICKNIIEAHGGNIWAKNNDENKGATFTFTLPIDSQTLVQF, from the coding sequence TTGTCTAATAGGATATTTATAAAATATACTCTTATCCCTGCCATCCCCCTTTTCTTATTTGCTATTATTGCAGTCGATCCTTATCTGTGGACCAGTTCGGAAATTCATCACTTTTACATAGAGTTGTTTGCTGTAGTATTTTCTGGAGTTATAGCGTTTTACTATATCTTACACGCTCGAAACTTAAATGATAAGTTTAGTTTATTCATTGGAATCGGTTTTTCTGTAAGCGCTTCAATCGATTTGTTACATGTGGCGGTATCATTTAGTTTAATGGAAAAGGTCGATTTCCTAAAATACTTTATTCCCCAAACATGGTTTGCAGGTAGAATTTTTCTTAGCAGTATGCTATTAGTTGCAATAGCGAAATATTCTTCCCTGGTTCCAGAAGAATTGGTATTATCCAAAATAGATCAATCTGATAATAAAGAGAACCGAATTACAAGAAAATTACCTCCTTTAAATATCGATCAAAAAAAATTAGATGAAAAGCCTCAAAAAAACCTTATAATTTATCTTATTTTTCTAGGAATCGTTGCAGGAAGTATCGCAATAGTCTCTTTTTTTTTGGTCTTTCCGGCAAGTGTTTTAGATGATTATTCTTTACATAGGCCATACGAAATTCCTCCTTTAATTTTATTTACAATAGCCTTAATTTTCTTTTATAAGAAACGACTTTACTTAAAAAAAGATGTAATTTACAAGGGGATACTTATTTATTTATTGGTAGATATTTTTTCACAAATTATTATGTCTTACTCTACCCGATCATTTGACACAGCTCATAATGTAGCACACCTACTTAAGGACGTAGGATATTTCGTCAACATAATCGCCCTGGCATTATCTGGAATAAGATATACAATTAATCTCAAGGAGAGGAGTGAGTTAATACAAAATCAATACGAAAAGATCAAAGAATCAGAAAAACTAAAGGATGAATTTATTAATATCGCCGCTCATGAATTAAGAACACCAATTCAACCAATACTTGCACTTTCGATTTTCTTGGCTAATAAAAAGGGGATGATAGAAGAGTACAAGGATCATATTGAAATAATCATAAAAAATTCAAAAAGACTTCAGAAACTTTCTGAAGAAATTCTGGATGCGGCAAGAATTGAAAGCCGTTCGTTAGATCTGAATTTGGAAAGATTTGATTTGATAGGTTTGATGAGTAACATGTTAGGTGATTATTCCAATCAAACTGATAGAAATAATATCGTCATAAAATTCGTGAATGAGGGTAAAGATATCGATTGGAATATACAATTAGCGAAACAAGAAAGGGTAAATCTATTTGTCTATGCCGATAAAGACCGAATAGTTCAAGTGTTATCAAATATCTTGATTAACTCAATAAAGTTTACAAAAAAAGGGAGTATTACTATAGATGTTAAAAGGGCTTACAATCGAGTCTTCGTTAAAATTAGGGACTCTGGTCCAGGAATCGATAAGGAGATACTTCCTAGATTATTTGATAAATTCATAACAGGTTCTCCATCAGGGACTGGCCTTGGACTCTATATTTGCAAAAACATAATTGAAGCTCATGGTGGAAATATATGGGCCAAAAACAATGATGAGAATAAGGGAGCAACATTCACGTTTACTTTACCAATTGATTCCCAAACATTGGTGCAATTCTAA
- a CDS encoding matrixin family metalloprotease: MNSSIKFLLLSFMTILLFTTISITNPSFAEDDDDEDDDNNFSDKDVIQICCTWGYELADGLLTYSMDTDEDDDDLQGAVGNAVDSWNEGLTGITLVETDDNEDIEISFKNDGKKIAGKTVNYFDQFGFIRQSHITVSEESYNRDFSPSQIEQITLHELGHVLGLDHANFRGNLMTERVDIGSPTISSCEIEAVHIANAWKVNNGDTMYLPKENYMEC; the protein is encoded by the coding sequence ATGAACAGTTCGATCAAGTTTTTGCTATTATCTTTTATGACGATACTTCTGTTTACTACAATTAGTATTACTAATCCTTCTTTTGCGGAGGATGATGATGACGAGGATGATGATAACAATTTCTCTGATAAAGACGTTATTCAAATCTGTTGTACATGGGGCTATGAATTAGCAGATGGTCTCTTAACATACTCGATGGACACTGACGAGGATGATGATGATCTACAGGGCGCGGTAGGAAATGCCGTTGATTCTTGGAACGAGGGTTTGACAGGAATCACCTTGGTTGAAACAGATGATAATGAAGATATTGAAATTTCTTTCAAAAATGATGGGAAAAAAATAGCTGGGAAAACTGTAAACTATTTCGATCAGTTTGGATTCATCAGACAATCTCACATTACAGTATCGGAAGAATCTTATAATCGTGATTTTAGTCCCTCACAAATCGAACAAATAACACTACATGAGCTTGGTCACGTACTTGGGCTTGACCACGCCAATTTTAGGGGAAATCTCATGACAGAAAGAGTCGATATAGGGAGTCCTACAATATCATCTTGCGAAATAGAGGCAGTACACATAGCCAATGCCTGGAAGGTAAATAACGGAGACACGATGTATCTACCAAAAGAAAACTATATGGAATGTTAG